The sequence CGCAACTTCTTCTCCTTCAAAATTCAGATAGAATATGCCATCACTCGCCCAGTACATCATCAATCCAAAGGTCAATGGCCATAATGCCTGTGATAATTTGAGGCCTTCGCTTTTCTTTCCTTTTGCACCGACCAGGGAAATCAGCAATAGTCCCAGGGCAAACCCCTTGGATATAAAGCCATGATCAAAAAGGCCTGTTTTGCGTAAACCCTTAATCAACCGAAAGGTAATTTCATGGGTTAATCCCCAGGCTTCAAAAGCCGAAAAGCAATAATAATAGAAGTGGAGACATAACATTCCTATGCTAAGCTTTCGGGTAAGGTCAATAATTTTCCTGAGGCCTTCGGTATTTTCACCGGTCTGCATGTTTTACAAATGTTTCTTTTTCCGTTTTTTCTTCTTTTTCTTTTGGCTCAACTCATACGGGGTGGGTTCGTAACCCGAAGTTTGCGAGCCGGTTGAAGGAGATAAACTTCGTATCTCCCGTGATTGCTGCTTTTCAGCTTGAGTTTCATTCGTAGATTTAACCATCAAGGCTTTTTGGATGCTGTTGGCAGAAAACTCTTTACCCAGGCTGCTTCCATTAAAGACACAGCGATGAATATGGTCGGTAAATGTGATCCCATATATTCTTCCTTCTTCATTTTTGCGAACAGTAAGGTGGACTCCCTTTTTTCGAAGTTCTACCTGTAAATCTTCGAGGGAAGAAGATCTTGTCAAGGCATGGCTGACAGTTGATTGCAGCTGGCCCCTGTAGGGTTTTCTTGCGGTCCGGTTTAGTTCGAATTTCTTTTCCAGTTTCTTATAGGTAGGTTTGGAATAAATGGAGCTGGCTTTGATAGGAACTCCTTTTCGGTTACCGTCCGCATCTGAAATGCAGTAGATCAATCCTTTCTTTTGGTACATTTTGCTGTCTTCTTCTCCCCGGTAGGCAGTTACATTGAATTGTCGCAATATGGCGTTCAACTCTGCAAGGGATGTGAACTTATAGTGGCGAACCACTTCTCCCACGATATTGGATATCGCCGCCTTCGTTTCGGTTTTACCGTATTCAGCTTTATCCAGGGGCTGCAGAAGGTTGACACGCTTTCGCTGTTGTTCTTCAGCTTTGACCAGCCCATACCTTTGTTCAATATCTTTTCTGGCCTTCTCGGATTGGATGCGCCCCAAATTGTGCGTCTCGATCCTTTGCCCGTTCTCCCGGATATTAGTAGTTACCAGATGAATATGTGGGTGGGCTGCATCGAAATGCCGGTACACCAGATAGGGCTGCTCTCCAAATCCAATACCTTTCATGTAGTCCTCTGCGATCTTCCAAAGTAGGGTTTCATCCATTTTGTCCCTGGGAGAGAAGTTCAGGGAGATATGAAGTGCATTTGTTTTGGTTCTGGTATTTGCTTCTATGATTTCCTGAAACCTCATCAGCTTTTTTTGGAAATCAAGCTCTTTATCCTGGCTGAGATACCCCCGTGCTCCGAGGAATTTGGCCTGCCCCTTCTCTACCTTGCTTTCATTATAGTGAAGCACTCCCCGGATCGTTTTCCCTGTGGTGATCCTGGCAACCATATTACAGCCTGGACAGTTGGGAGACCATCACCATCAGTTGTTCCGTTTTCTGGCCGACCTTTTTATATAAAGGCAAGATCTTCCGGGCAAAATACCTTTTCTCTGCCGGGTCTGGATGACCATTGAAATAATGCGTGACCTGATTGATGTTGACCCCTATGGAGCGGAGCTCTCCCTTTACCTTTACAATTTCAGATTTCAGTTCGTCCAGGGAAGCATTCCTTTTTTTTATGGTCAACTCTTGTTTGAAAAGAATGGTCCTCACCAGCTCACTGAGGTTCCGGCAATGGGCCGATTGGGCCAGGAGTTTTTTCAGCTTCTGGACTTCTCTCGGCGATAACCTTACTGTCAGCCAATAGGGTTTTTCCGGGGCCTGATTTTTTTCCATACATCAGGGGATTTAAAATTCGACTTCGGAGAATTTTACCCCTTTCGCCACTCCGGCAGCGAAAGGGCAAGATGGGATTGTGGCACAATCCTACATCTTGCTCATTGCCAAAACGCAATGCCATCCTTTGGAAAAGCGGGTGCTTCGCCTTTCCAAAAGGAGAGAATAATGTTGGAATGCGAAGGCTAATTTTCCAGGTTCCAAACCCATTCATCTGCGGCCATTACCCAATCCCTTATCGGTGTACCGGTTTCGTTTTTCCAGTCCATGCCCTGGTAATAAAAATAGAATACCTCGGCCTCAGCCTCGGGGATATGCAGGTAATTGAAATAGGATTTGACTTCTTCCAGTTTTGGCGGTACTTGCCTTGAAAATGATAAATTGTGAGCATCTTGTGTCATGTCAGATTTCATTTTGATGATGCTCAAAATTGTGTAACCAACCACTGGAATGGTCACACTGAAACCCGAAGGGGGATGATTTTTTCTGAGGATTTGATCTAAAAGCGGTGGGTAAAAAGCAAGTGTGGTCTACTATGGAGTGGAACGTAATAGTGGGGCAGTCTTGCTGCGCGTCCCCGGAATCTGGTGAACGGAACGAGGGACGAGGGGAATGAACCGGATGGAGGGGAGTGGAAAGTAATGGGTGCTAATGTAATGGGTGGTATTGTTACATGGTATCATTGATTCTCTTGGATTATGCTATTAGTTTACATAATTCTCATTTATAAATAATTCAAATATCTCTGCCATATCTTTATTTTCCTTCTTTCTCAACCTATAGAGTTTTAATCCCGCTTTTTTAAAGATCTTATCCTTTTTAATATCATTTTGATTATTTTTCGGTATGTCGTGCCAGCTGCTATCCAATTCAATGAACAATTCAGGATAAAAAGTTTGAGAGTTGACTATACAAAGATCAAGTGTAGACTTATAAAAGAATGTTGCAGTCTGCGGGTCAAGAATCTTACAGATTTTTGAATCGATGATTGTACTCAAAGCTGTATTTGGCAGTAGAATGGAGTCCGGGAGGACTTTTCTGGCTGCAATAAAAAGTTCTTTTTCTTGGGGAGAATTAAAAATCTCTTTGTCAAAAACCAAATCATTATATTCACCAACTTTCACATTTAGATTAGCACTGATTCTAGTAGTATCGATAATCGATTTAACTTTATTTTGATGATTTTTCAAAAATTCCTGAGCGTCAATATCATCTGTTAAAACTTCAGCATAATTGACCTGAGGATTCTTATCAAACAGATATCTTGCAATTTTCTTTTCTCCGGATGCAGACATTTCAAATGATGACTCCTTATGTTCATGAATCTGAAATATTCTAGCAACTACTATGAAAAGCTCGTTGTTTCCATCATCCACTTCACTTTCATATCTTTTAATTTCGTCAACAAGAATGTTTTCGAAAATATTGAAAGTTGGAGACTCTGCTAGTTCTAAACTATTCTGGTTATCAGAAAGCAAAGTGTTAAGTTGTGTCCAATTCTTATTTTGTAAACATTTCAGACATTCTTCAGCTATATTCATTGTATTTGATATAAAGTGTTTATTTTTCATCATTAAATCTGAGCCATTTAATATTTCCATGAATTTTGGGCAACCGTAGTTCATCTCTTAGATCATTCCTTAAACTATTTATGAGAGGGTCTAATTGAAATTCTCCACCGGCAGCAACTTGATCGGCTAAGTCCTGCGCCAATCTAACTTGATCCGAAGAACCAAATAACTGAATGTCTGACAGTATATTCTCGAGTTTCTCTGTGCGTTCAGGAGTTTCTTTCCGATGGGATATTTCATTTGTTAATATTCGATATGAATTTATTAAATGTTCAACTGAAATCTCCCTTCTTTTCTGATCCCGAGTTCTTTTACTATTAAAATAGTGTCCAATTATCCAGCCGGATACTACTAAAATAATGGTTACGAAGATTTTAATGTAATCAAAATCCATTTTTCATATTCTTATCGATTACTCATAATTGTAGTTATATGATGCTACTTGCTGTTTCATATCCCAAAACTTGAATTAAAATAATAGCGTAAATTTATTCTCATAAATGGCAACCAATCCACATATTTATAAAAGAGCATTTATACTTTGCAAGTATGCACTCTGCTGGAAATTCCGCAAGAATTTCCAGAATAGACGAGAACAAGCAATTACTTATAGCCATTGTGCACAGAGTTTATATTTTTAAAAATTTCCAATTTAATTTTACGTCCTCCACATTATTTCGCTCTTCAATTTTTTTGAGCATAGATTCCCTATGGCCTGAGACAATAAATAACATTCCCTGACCAAAAGCATGTTCTTTACAATAATTATAAATGTTATTAAGAATTTCATCCTCTCGTTTTTCATTTATTTCTCTTTCCAGTGCAGAAATTTGATAAAAGGCTTCGTCATCAACAGTCTTCAAAATCTTTTCTTTAAGAGAGTCTATTTCTTGGAATAACTTATCATTATGGTCGCTATTTAGAAATTTAAATCCATATTTTGTCTCAGCTGAAATTTGATGGTCCAAAAGGTTTCTAAAATTAAACACATCTTGAGATACCATTCCACATATTTTATTTAGCATTCTTTCACAATTATCATGGAAATTTAAAGGTCGCTTTAATGTATCTACAGGAATATGCGGGATATCATGTTTATTTATCGTCAGTAATGGTGGTTTTGGCGTCCCACACACCATCCCAGAACTCATTTTCGGATTCCCCGTTATTGATTACCTGTACATCCGCCCTGGCTCCATTGGGATTGACAACAAAAAGAAATCCGTTCCGGTCATCATTTATAGGTGTCAATGATCACTTCAAAGTTGTCTTCCAGGTCAAAATCAAAATCCCGTTTCATCTCACGTGCTACCAGTTTACCAGGCTCACTATCATAACCCCTGAACCCAATGTAAAGGGTTTTGGTGGTATATACAATGGCTACTTCTGTTCTTTCAGTGGCCGGTTCCCCGATATTGAGTTCCC comes from Echinicola vietnamensis DSM 17526 and encodes:
- a CDS encoding relaxase/mobilization nuclease domain-containing protein yields the protein MLHYNESKVEKGQAKFLGARGYLSQDKELDFQKKLMRFQEIIEANTRTKTNALHISLNFSPRDKMDETLLWKIAEDYMKGIGFGEQPYLVYRHFDAAHPHIHLVTTNIRENGQRIETHNLGRIQSEKARKDIEQRYGLVKAEEQQRKRVNLLQPLDKAEYGKTETKAAISNIVGEVVRHYKFTSLAELNAILRQFNVTAYRGEEDSKMYQKKGLIYCISDADGNRKGVPIKASSIYSKPTYKKLEKKFELNRTARKPYRGQLQSTVSHALTRSSSLEDLQVELRKKGVHLTVRKNEEGRIYGITFTDHIHRCVFNGSSLGKEFSANSIQKALMVKSTNETQAEKQQSREIRSLSPSTGSQTSGYEPTPYELSQKKKKKKRKKKHL
- a CDS encoding plasmid mobilization protein, whose amino-acid sequence is MEKNQAPEKPYWLTVRLSPREVQKLKKLLAQSAHCRNLSELVRTILFKQELTIKKRNASLDELKSEIVKVKGELRSIGVNINQVTHYFNGHPDPAEKRYFARKILPLYKKVGQKTEQLMVMVSQLSRL
- a CDS encoding DUF2726 domain-containing protein codes for the protein MEILNGSDLMMKNKHFISNTMNIAEECLKCLQNKNWTQLNTLLSDNQNSLELAESPTFNIFENILVDEIKRYESEVDDGNNELFIVVARIFQIHEHKESSFEMSASGEKKIARYLFDKNPQVNYAEVLTDDIDAQEFLKNHQNKVKSIIDTTRISANLNVKVGEYNDLVFDKEIFNSPQEKELFIAARKVLPDSILLPNTALSTIIDSKICKILDPQTATFFYKSTLDLCIVNSQTFYPELFIELDSSWHDIPKNNQNDIKKDKIFKKAGLKLYRLRKKENKDMAEIFELFINENYVN